A stretch of the Bdellovibrio sp. 22V genome encodes the following:
- a CDS encoding coenzyme F420-0:L-glutamate ligase has protein sequence MNSLTVSPIQTAVFHHGDDVVEFVLKHVDRSLLGERSILAITSKILSVAEGNLIPAGSIDKKTLIEKEADYYLGEIGHNVQLTIKNGLLIPSAGIDESNSEHGDYILYPKDAYKSAEDLRRQICARLGLREFGVIVTDSKSNFLRLGVVGVALAFAGFHPVRNMVGEKDIFGRALKTTKINHVDSLAASAVLMMGEAAERCPLAILKNAPVSFTDSPRRADLEVSPQEDMYLPVYKHLLK, from the coding sequence TTGAACTCTTTGACGGTCTCCCCCATTCAAACGGCGGTTTTTCATCATGGCGATGATGTGGTGGAGTTCGTTCTTAAGCATGTGGATCGTTCTCTACTCGGGGAGCGATCCATTCTGGCCATTACGTCGAAAATCTTGAGCGTTGCAGAGGGAAATCTTATTCCCGCTGGTTCCATCGACAAAAAAACTTTGATCGAAAAAGAAGCTGATTATTATTTGGGCGAGATCGGACATAATGTACAACTCACGATCAAAAACGGCTTGTTGATTCCTTCGGCAGGAATTGATGAATCAAACTCGGAGCATGGCGATTACATTCTTTATCCCAAAGATGCTTATAAGTCGGCTGAAGATTTGCGCCGTCAAATTTGTGCCCGCCTGGGACTTCGCGAGTTCGGTGTGATTGTCACGGATTCTAAATCGAATTTCTTGCGCTTGGGTGTGGTCGGTGTCGCGTTGGCGTTTGCAGGTTTTCATCCTGTGCGTAACATGGTCGGTGAAAAAGACATCTTTGGTCGTGCGCTGAAAACAACCAAGATCAATCACGTCGACAGCTTGGCCGCATCGGCAGTTTTGATGATGGGTGAAGCCGCGGAAAGATGCCCGCTCGCTATTCTTAAAAATGCGCCTGTGAGTTTTACGGATTCTCCCCGTCGAGCGGATCTGGAAGTCTCCCCGCAAGAAGACATGTACCTACCCGTCTATAAGCATTTATTGAAATAG
- a CDS encoding carboxymuconolactone decarboxylase family protein produces MKAKWVFLILSLAVGVSAAQNKSAPAKPNMKSEYTATLKEIKSVFGAVPTFMKEFPPEALPGAWQEFRDVQLSPGTELDPKTKELIGLAVSSQIPCRYCIYFHKKAATFNGAKPEEIKMAIAVAASTRKWSTHLYGAQLDLMKFKNDIDKIIVMAKNKTDKVPEPVVVTNAETAMADMENTLGFVPEFMKAYSQEGLPGAWKAFKGMDMNPQTVLTPKTKDLISLAVSSQIPCQYCIYADTEFAKADGATPNEISEAITMAGIVRHWSTVLNGLRQDEKAFEREIDQAFRYLERSKRVSPKKISAQ; encoded by the coding sequence ATGAAAGCAAAGTGGGTCTTTCTTATTCTGAGTTTAGCGGTGGGAGTGAGTGCGGCTCAGAACAAATCTGCGCCAGCGAAACCCAACATGAAATCAGAGTACACGGCGACATTGAAGGAAATTAAAAGCGTCTTCGGCGCAGTTCCTACTTTTATGAAAGAGTTTCCACCCGAAGCTTTACCGGGAGCCTGGCAGGAATTCCGGGACGTGCAATTGAGTCCCGGTACGGAGTTGGACCCGAAAACGAAAGAACTGATTGGCTTAGCGGTTTCTTCGCAAATCCCGTGTCGTTATTGTATCTACTTTCATAAGAAGGCCGCGACCTTCAACGGCGCAAAACCGGAAGAAATTAAAATGGCAATCGCCGTCGCCGCGAGCACACGCAAATGGAGCACACATCTTTACGGCGCGCAGCTGGATCTGATGAAATTTAAAAACGACATCGATAAAATCATTGTCATGGCTAAGAACAAAACCGACAAAGTTCCGGAACCTGTTGTCGTGACGAATGCGGAAACAGCTATGGCCGACATGGAAAACACGTTAGGGTTCGTGCCGGAGTTCATGAAAGCATATTCGCAAGAAGGCTTGCCTGGCGCGTGGAAGGCGTTTAAAGGCATGGATATGAATCCGCAAACGGTGTTGACTCCAAAAACAAAAGATTTAATCAGTCTTGCCGTCTCAAGCCAAATTCCATGTCAGTACTGCATTTATGCGGACACCGAATTTGCCAAAGCAGACGGGGCGACACCGAATGAAATTTCTGAAGCGATCACCATGGCCGGCATCGTTCGTCATTGGAGTACGGTGCTGAACGGTCTTCGTCAGGATGAAAAAGCCTTTGAAAGAGAAATTGACCAGGCTTTTAGATATCTGGAGCGCTCTAAGCGAGTCTCCCCTAAAAAGATTTCGGCGCAATAA
- a CDS encoding isocitrate/isopropylmalate family dehydrogenase has product MTKLTVIPGDGIGPEIMTQVIRVLKHVRAPFEYEEHQAGETALHNLGDLLPQTTVDSINKTKLAIKGPTTTPVGGGHKSINVTMRQKFDLYANVRPVRSLPGVQCVCNDVDLTIVRENTEDLYAGIERMVDENTAESIKRITRKGSERIARYAYDLAAKTGKQRMAIVHKANIMKMSDGLFLKVAQEVGWQYPTITTKDVIVDNACMQLVTKPQQFDVIVTENLYGDILSDLCAGLVGGLGVVPGANIGEKAAIFEAVHGSAPDIAGQNKANPTALLQSAVMMLQHIGESAKADAIMKALIAALSDVNARTGDLGGKGTTVSFTDAIIQKLS; this is encoded by the coding sequence ATGACGAAACTGACCGTAATTCCCGGTGATGGCATCGGCCCTGAAATCATGACTCAGGTGATCCGTGTACTTAAACACGTAAGAGCTCCTTTTGAATACGAAGAGCATCAAGCAGGCGAAACAGCCCTTCACAATTTGGGCGATCTTCTTCCACAAACAACAGTGGACTCTATCAATAAAACAAAATTAGCGATCAAAGGCCCGACGACAACTCCTGTGGGTGGCGGTCATAAATCTATCAACGTGACGATGCGACAGAAGTTCGATCTTTATGCGAATGTTCGTCCCGTGCGCTCGTTGCCAGGCGTGCAATGTGTTTGTAACGACGTGGATTTGACTATCGTGCGCGAAAATACCGAAGACCTTTATGCCGGTATCGAGCGCATGGTTGATGAAAACACGGCAGAGAGTATCAAGCGCATCACACGCAAAGGTTCAGAGCGTATTGCTCGTTACGCTTACGACTTGGCGGCAAAAACCGGCAAGCAGCGCATGGCGATCGTGCACAAAGCGAATATCATGAAAATGTCTGACGGTCTTTTCTTGAAAGTCGCGCAAGAAGTGGGCTGGCAATATCCAACCATCACTACAAAAGATGTGATCGTCGATAATGCTTGTATGCAGCTTGTAACAAAGCCACAGCAATTCGACGTGATCGTGACTGAAAATCTTTACGGAGATATTTTAAGTGATCTTTGTGCAGGTCTTGTCGGCGGTTTGGGTGTTGTGCCTGGCGCGAACATCGGTGAAAAAGCCGCGATCTTTGAAGCGGTTCACGGGTCTGCTCCTGATATCGCAGGACAAAACAAAGCCAACCCGACGGCTCTTTTGCAATCGGCGGTGATGATGCTTCAACACATCGGCGAAAGCGCGAAAGCGGATGCGATTATGAAAGCATTGATCGCCGCTCTTTCTGACGTGAACGCTCGTACGGGTGACCTTGGCGGTAAAGGAACAACGGTTTCTTTCACAGATGCGATCATCCAGAAGTTGAGCTAA
- a CDS encoding DUF6635 family protein gives MTEQNKALALGALDECISQYCDERRQAVDTFIERHFSLQESIDLQKKHFLADLLLNPLNALWSIPYLTLKKLIETSDKMGWTKPTPFLEKIPSGFKTRYQKEIENLIYRELLDADKEGALWRKLNDSPALQGYLDRNEFMVRDLIQLEVRKEIEKYSSSQTMISDLASSLATLGTGWIFFGDKSLSIGGLGDRIARKFARDKAASNFFLGEKLGKSFYGFFPPQPSRKDIYIATFIVGLGLTVVSLIVTTMSDPLRKRLGLHRKKLLSMIDGLEERLFLQLKKEIKSVKAA, from the coding sequence ATGACTGAGCAAAATAAAGCCCTGGCCCTGGGAGCTCTCGACGAATGCATTTCTCAATACTGTGACGAACGTCGCCAAGCTGTTGATACTTTTATCGAGCGGCACTTTTCCTTACAAGAAAGTATCGACCTGCAAAAGAAACACTTTTTAGCCGATCTCCTTTTAAATCCGCTGAATGCCTTGTGGTCAATCCCCTATTTGACTCTTAAAAAACTGATCGAGACCTCCGACAAAATGGGCTGGACAAAGCCCACACCCTTTTTAGAAAAAATTCCGTCAGGGTTTAAAACACGCTATCAAAAGGAAATCGAAAATCTTATTTATCGCGAATTGTTAGATGCCGACAAAGAAGGCGCTTTATGGCGCAAGCTCAACGATTCTCCAGCACTGCAAGGATACCTCGATCGAAACGAATTCATGGTTCGAGATCTGATCCAACTGGAAGTGCGAAAAGAAATTGAAAAGTACAGCTCAAGTCAAACGATGATCTCGGACCTTGCGAGTTCTTTGGCAACATTGGGAACCGGCTGGATTTTCTTTGGCGACAAGTCGCTTTCTATTGGCGGTCTTGGTGATCGCATCGCGAGGAAATTTGCGCGCGACAAAGCCGCGTCTAATTTCTTTCTTGGTGAAAAACTGGGTAAAAGTTTTTACGGTTTCTTTCCGCCTCAACCTTCGCGCAAAGACATTTATATCGCGACATTCATCGTCGGCCTTGGTTTGACTGTAGTCAGTCTTATCGTGACGACCATGAGCGATCCTCTTCGCAAGCGACTGGGACTTCACCGCAAAAAACTTCTTAGCATGATTGACGGTTTGGAAGAGCGTCTCTTTTTGCAGCTAAAGAAGGAAATCAAATCCGTCAAAGCGGCTTAA
- a CDS encoding alpha/beta hydrolase has protein sequence MKTFIALLASAFLLSACATTPSTKKTEAAAMKGFDAELTQYQYPFPVKYFAFKSQEQDLKMAYIDIPAGRPSDKVIVLLHGKNFPGAYFEQVILGLNQEGYRVIVPDQIGFGKSSKPGYYQYSFQTLAQNTKNLLQSLGVEKFNLLGHSMGGMVATRFALMYPESVTKLFLVNPIGLEDWKTMTSYRNIDEGFKAELASSPEKIKQYQLDSYYDGKWKSEYDKWLEIPTGWLEGPDYKLIAWNAALTSDMIFTQPVFYEFKNLKMPTVLIIGDRDRTAIGKAWASDEMKKKMGNYPVISKQVAQMIPKGKLVTLKGLGHMPFIEDFEAFWKVLIKNL, from the coding sequence ATGAAAACTTTCATCGCTCTTCTTGCTTCCGCTTTTTTACTTTCAGCTTGCGCGACAACACCGTCGACAAAAAAGACGGAAGCCGCCGCGATGAAAGGTTTCGATGCGGAATTGACTCAGTATCAATACCCGTTTCCAGTGAAATATTTTGCATTCAAATCTCAAGAGCAAGATTTGAAAATGGCTTATATAGATATCCCGGCCGGAAGACCCTCTGACAAAGTTATCGTTCTTCTTCACGGAAAGAATTTTCCCGGCGCTTATTTTGAACAAGTCATATTGGGTCTGAACCAAGAAGGCTATCGTGTGATTGTTCCTGATCAAATCGGTTTCGGGAAATCTTCGAAGCCTGGATACTATCAATATAGCTTTCAGACACTTGCCCAAAACACTAAGAATCTTTTGCAAAGTTTAGGTGTTGAAAAATTTAATCTTCTGGGTCACTCGATGGGCGGAATGGTCGCGACTCGTTTTGCATTGATGTATCCCGAAAGCGTGACGAAACTTTTCTTAGTAAATCCTATCGGTCTTGAAGATTGGAAAACGATGACATCGTATAGAAATATCGATGAAGGATTTAAGGCGGAACTCGCGAGCTCACCTGAAAAAATCAAACAATACCAACTCGACAGTTATTACGATGGAAAATGGAAGTCTGAGTACGACAAGTGGTTGGAAATTCCAACAGGCTGGCTTGAAGGCCCCGACTATAAGTTGATCGCGTGGAATGCGGCTTTAACTTCAGACATGATTTTCACTCAACCGGTTTTTTATGAATTTAAAAATCTAAAAATGCCGACAGTATTAATCATCGGAGATCGCGACCGTACAGCCATCGGCAAAGCCTGGGCTTCTGATGAAATGAAAAAGAAAATGGGAAATTATCCTGTCATCAGCAAACAAGTCGCACAAATGATTCCAAAAGGAAAACTTGTGACACTGAAAGGCTTGGGTCACATGCCCTTCATCGAAGACTTCGAAGCTTTCTGGAAAGTATTAATAAAAAATCTATAG
- a CDS encoding YceI family protein, translating into MSTWNIDTAHSSANFSIKHMMIAKVHGGFEKLSGVLQYDPADVTKSSIEATIDASSINTREPQRDTHLKSADFFDVEKYPTIQFKSKKVEKDGDDLKVTGDLTIHGVTKEVALQVEGPSEEMKDPYGNIKIGISATTKIKRKDFGLSWNAALEAGGVLVGDDVTISLDVQFAKKV; encoded by the coding sequence ATGTCTACTTGGAATATTGATACAGCTCACTCGAGTGCGAACTTCTCTATCAAACACATGATGATTGCGAAAGTTCACGGAGGTTTCGAAAAGCTTTCAGGCGTTTTGCAATACGATCCTGCCGATGTGACAAAATCGTCTATTGAAGCCACTATTGATGCCTCAAGCATCAATACTCGCGAACCGCAAAGAGACACGCATTTAAAAAGCGCCGACTTTTTTGATGTCGAAAAGTATCCGACCATTCAATTTAAGTCGAAAAAAGTTGAAAAAGACGGCGATGACTTGAAAGTCACCGGCGACTTAACAATTCACGGCGTGACGAAAGAGGTGGCTCTTCAAGTGGAAGGTCCTTCTGAGGAAATGAAAGACCCGTATGGAAATATCAAAATCGGAATTTCGGCGACGACCAAAATAAAACGCAAAGATTTCGGTCTGAGCTGGAATGCGGCTCTTGAAGCCGGCGGAGTTCTGGTCGGTGATGACGTAACCATTTCTCTCGATGTTCAGTTCGCAAAGAAAGTTTAA
- a CDS encoding PBECR2 nuclease fold domain-containing protein translates to MAKTKSRAKKKTPSSSGEKELIIVDEAAGLIFESEKELFGYFQEAINKLESEYQSLRSDDDFSDEEQIARENYLEATLDEPDEVWMDDKTIEDYPLYHFIRSFEEGDEAFKYVAVAYVSQEDEYPTFVFIHYPTKDSRLWQNNQRGELVYDKTYEEVSGGSIEGDALGEGDPLAMGLYLAMLKVRGEKDIPQDKFQEFATLREETIESADEIWRKNDLDGNVLVSFIKEFPDHETVKDLTYIAVTQEDEDSNVHSLLFSFPTTDRTLVDRYRQGENLQADEVSQESAH, encoded by the coding sequence ATGGCGAAGACAAAATCCCGAGCAAAGAAGAAAACCCCCTCCTCCTCTGGCGAGAAGGAGCTCATCATCGTAGATGAAGCGGCGGGACTTATTTTTGAATCAGAGAAAGAGTTGTTTGGATATTTTCAAGAAGCCATCAATAAACTGGAATCTGAGTATCAATCTTTGCGTTCTGACGACGATTTTTCTGATGAAGAACAAATTGCCCGTGAAAACTACCTGGAAGCGACACTCGACGAACCGGATGAAGTATGGATGGATGACAAAACGATAGAAGACTATCCTTTGTATCATTTCATTCGCTCTTTTGAAGAAGGCGATGAAGCTTTCAAGTATGTCGCCGTAGCGTACGTTTCCCAAGAGGACGAATATCCGACGTTTGTATTTATTCACTATCCAACTAAAGACAGCCGCTTGTGGCAAAACAACCAGCGCGGCGAGTTGGTTTATGACAAGACTTACGAAGAAGTGTCTGGCGGCAGCATCGAAGGCGATGCTCTGGGCGAAGGCGATCCTTTGGCGATGGGACTTTATCTTGCCATGCTCAAAGTGCGCGGCGAAAAAGACATTCCGCAAGACAAGTTTCAAGAATTCGCAACTCTTCGCGAAGAAACCATCGAAAGTGCCGACGAGATTTGGCGCAAGAATGATCTCGACGGCAATGTGCTTGTCAGCTTCATCAAAGAATTTCCCGATCATGAGACAGTGAAGGATTTGACTTATATCGCGGTCACACAAGAAGACGAAGATTCCAATGTGCATTCGCTCTTATTCTCGTTTCCAACGACAGATCGCACACTGGTCGATCGCTACCGACAAGGCGAAAATCTACAAGCAGACGAAGTCAGCCAAGAATCAGCTCACTAA
- a CDS encoding HAMP domain-containing sensor histidine kinase — MSKSLLAIFIGACALVAVLSFGFEVHSAKASVEKYVGIWEDDIAQAKIFQGDPSLQNKILEQLKEVHTAVAQTEVQSPEKLQCRIFTDVPITYNSLPSGSMRVCFSSADLALKALLSPLFMLGIVLGMIFIGFSLRREFQNQLHEQKLAAELALNKEIASVSRQVAHDIRGPLMALTTLSQLSHEMGSDKRELLNLAVARIRGIADDLLNKGQKEKSTVSSMRTSQETDLTQLLESLLKEYRFANPKVNFTWHKHIHSENVPVTLEALKVQRVVSNLINNSLEALPEKEASINITLMERPEHWLLQIMDNGSGIPEDILPSLAQEGVSHGKENGHGLGLYDARKTVESVGGELQIRSRVGVGTQVVLLFPKLNKEIAKNHAAL; from the coding sequence TTGTCAAAGTCGCTTCTGGCGATTTTTATCGGTGCATGTGCGCTGGTGGCGGTATTGAGTTTTGGATTTGAGGTTCATAGCGCCAAAGCCTCCGTCGAAAAATACGTCGGTATTTGGGAAGACGACATCGCTCAAGCCAAGATCTTTCAAGGCGATCCCAGCCTGCAAAATAAAATTTTGGAGCAGCTTAAAGAAGTGCATACGGCTGTTGCGCAAACCGAAGTACAAAGTCCAGAGAAGCTTCAATGCCGTATTTTCACTGACGTTCCGATTACGTATAATTCACTTCCAAGTGGCAGTATGCGGGTGTGCTTCAGTTCTGCAGATCTTGCGCTGAAAGCTCTTCTGTCGCCCTTGTTTATGTTGGGCATCGTCTTAGGCATGATCTTCATTGGTTTTAGTTTGCGCCGCGAGTTTCAGAATCAGTTGCACGAGCAAAAGCTTGCTGCCGAGCTGGCACTGAATAAAGAAATCGCTTCGGTCTCTCGCCAAGTGGCGCACGATATTCGCGGTCCTTTAATGGCGTTGACGACTCTGAGTCAGCTTTCGCACGAAATGGGTTCAGATAAAAGAGAGCTTTTAAATTTGGCCGTCGCAAGAATCCGCGGTATCGCGGACGATTTGCTCAACAAAGGTCAAAAAGAAAAATCCACCGTGAGCTCAATGCGAACAAGCCAAGAGACAGACCTCACGCAGTTGTTGGAGTCGTTGCTTAAGGAATACCGTTTTGCAAATCCTAAAGTGAACTTCACATGGCACAAGCATATCCATTCAGAGAACGTGCCTGTCACGCTCGAAGCGCTGAAAGTTCAACGTGTCGTCAGCAACCTTATTAACAATTCTTTGGAAGCGCTTCCAGAAAAGGAAGCCTCTATCAATATCACTTTGATGGAGCGCCCAGAGCATTGGCTTTTGCAAATTATGGATAATGGCAGCGGCATCCCTGAAGACATCCTGCCGTCACTTGCACAAGAGGGTGTAAGTCATGGAAAAGAAAACGGACACGGTCTTGGACTTTACGACGCTCGTAAAACGGTAGAGTCTGTCGGTGGTGAACTGCAGATCCGCTCGCGTGTCGGTGTTGGAACTCAAGTCGTTCTTTTGTTCCCGAAGCTCAATAAAGAAATCGCTAAAAATCACGCGGCACTTTAA
- a CDS encoding zinc-binding alcohol dehydrogenase family protein, with protein MKAVACVYDEKQGRSLFKEMTVEKLPLGPYDLRVQVKALSVNPVDYKQARTIDAKNPGPRVLGWDAAGTVVEIGERVKTFFPGMDVFYAGAVNRPGTNSEFHVVDERLVGRMPKNLSYQEAAALPLTTITAYECLFEKVRLDRQVEKKILVIGGAGGVGSMALQLIKQLTRSQVAATAVRPESVAWVREMGANEVISYKEDFKTQLEQKGWPGVDVILCFNDTAMHYDNMARAINPFGEICSIVDMNTAVDSNPLKAKSVTFHWESMFTRSLYQLPDMIEQHRLLNEVADLVEAGKIRSTKTTELGVLNAENLSEAHRLLQTNTMIGKITLKGIT; from the coding sequence ATGAAAGCAGTCGCATGTGTGTACGACGAAAAACAGGGACGAAGTCTTTTCAAGGAAATGACGGTCGAAAAGCTTCCCTTAGGCCCTTATGATCTGCGGGTGCAAGTGAAAGCTCTTTCCGTTAATCCCGTCGATTACAAACAAGCGCGCACGATCGATGCTAAAAATCCGGGACCCCGTGTTCTTGGTTGGGATGCAGCGGGAACAGTCGTTGAAATCGGCGAGCGCGTGAAAACATTTTTTCCGGGAATGGATGTGTTTTATGCAGGGGCTGTGAATCGACCCGGCACAAACTCGGAATTTCACGTCGTCGATGAGCGCCTTGTGGGGCGCATGCCGAAAAATCTTTCTTATCAGGAAGCGGCGGCCTTGCCACTGACGACGATCACCGCTTACGAATGCCTTTTCGAGAAAGTTCGGTTGGATCGCCAGGTTGAAAAGAAAATTCTTGTGATCGGCGGGGCGGGGGGTGTTGGCTCAATGGCTCTGCAGTTGATAAAGCAACTCACACGTTCGCAAGTGGCGGCCACAGCGGTTCGGCCCGAATCTGTGGCATGGGTTCGTGAAATGGGCGCGAATGAGGTGATCAGCTATAAAGAAGATTTCAAAACGCAGTTAGAGCAAAAAGGCTGGCCCGGCGTTGACGTGATTCTTTGTTTCAACGACACAGCCATGCATTATGATAACATGGCTCGCGCGATAAATCCTTTCGGGGAGATCTGTTCGATTGTCGATATGAATACGGCGGTCGACAGCAATCCCTTAAAAGCGAAGAGTGTCACCTTTCATTGGGAGTCGATGTTCACGCGATCTCTTTATCAATTGCCCGATATGATTGAACAGCATCGACTGCTTAATGAAGTGGCAGATTTAGTCGAGGCAGGAAAGATTCGTTCAACGAAGACCACGGAGCTGGGAGTTCTGAATGCGGAAAATCTCAGCGAAGCGCACCGGCTGCTGCAAACAAATACGATGATTGGGAAGATCACTTTAAAAGGCATTACGTAA
- a CDS encoding matrixin family metalloprotease, whose product MWKWLGIFVVLTSVLTIQACAPKSQEDCGFVQNVYGERISWKSDVPVTMRIHSSVPDSMVPAILSAADTWERTAGRKLFNIVQYPRVQGPLNPHKDGENVIYLMNTWEDNRASEQGRTSVYWIGDLIKEADIRLNGADFGFYWNNSTLTQSIRRQGSAPVNIEALVLHEMGHVLGLKHKDGAGSVMATYLAAGDDRVRVALTDEQSLQCEY is encoded by the coding sequence ATGTGGAAGTGGCTTGGGATCTTTGTGGTCCTAACATCAGTATTAACTATTCAAGCCTGCGCTCCGAAATCGCAAGAAGACTGCGGCTTCGTGCAAAACGTGTACGGCGAGCGCATTTCGTGGAAGAGCGATGTTCCTGTCACGATGCGAATTCACTCTTCCGTTCCTGACTCTATGGTTCCCGCAATTCTCTCAGCGGCGGATACGTGGGAGCGCACGGCCGGTCGCAAACTCTTTAATATTGTTCAATACCCTCGGGTGCAGGGCCCTCTGAATCCTCACAAAGACGGGGAGAACGTCATCTATCTTATGAATACATGGGAAGACAACCGGGCGTCAGAGCAAGGTCGCACGAGTGTTTACTGGATCGGTGACCTTATTAAGGAAGCGGATATTCGCCTGAATGGCGCTGACTTCGGATTTTATTGGAATAATTCAACTTTAACGCAGTCAATTCGTCGTCAGGGCTCGGCACCGGTAAATATCGAAGCTTTGGTCCTTCATGAAATGGGACACGTGCTTGGTCTGAAACATAAGGACGGAGCGGGTTCCGTGATGGCGACCTATTTGGCTGCCGGGGATGATCGCGTGAGAGTGGCTCTCACGGATGAACAATCCCTGCAGTGCGAGTATTAG